One Deltaproteobacteria bacterium RBG_16_64_85 genomic window, ATAATTGGCGGGTGAACCATCGTCGCTCCCCGGAAAAGGCGGAGCTCTCCGCCATTTACGAAGTGGGGAAAATCCTCACATCCACGCAGAACCTCCCCCGTGCCCTGGGAATCTCCCTGCGGACCCTTCAGAGCTTCCTCGGTTTCGACCGCGCCGCGATCCACCTCCCCGACGCCGCGACGAGGGAGATCCGGATGGAGGTGGCCGCCGGCTACACGGCCGAGGAGCGCGGCCGCGCGCGCTACGTGTGGGGGGAGGGAATCGTCGGGAAGACGATGAAATCGGGGGGGCCGATCGCCATCCCGGACATCCGGCAGGAGCCTTCGTTCCTGGACAAGACGCGCGCGCACGGGAAGACGCAGGAGGGCCTCCTTTCCTACATCTCCGTCCCCTTGAAGATCGGCGCCGAGGTGCTCGGCGTGCTGACCGCGGAGCGGATCGGCCGGGCCGGGACCCAGGCGCTGGAGGCGGACACGCGCACCCTGATGGTCATCGGATGCCTCATCGGCCAGGCGCTCAAGCTCCACGCAGCGATCGACCGCCTGCAGGAGGAGTTCCAGCGGCAACGGCAGGAGTTCGAGAAGACGATCCGGAAGACGTACCGGATCGAGAACATCGTCGGGCAGAGCAAGCGGATGCAGGAGGTCTTCGCCTCGGTGACCAGCGTCGCCCCCTCCCGCGCGACGGTCCTGGTGCGCGGAGAGAGCGGCACCGGAAAGGAGAGGATCGCAAGGGCGATCCACCTCGCGGGCCATCGCGCCGAGCGCCCCTTCGTTACGGTCAACTGCGCCGCCCTTCCGGAGACCTTGCTGGAGTCCGAGCTTTTCGGCCACAAGCGGGGGGCCTTCACCGGCGCCATCGAGGAGAGGAAAGGGCGTTTCGAGCAGGCCGCGGGGGGGACGATCTTCCTGGACGAGGCGGGCGACATCCCCCTCCCCACGCAGGTCAAACTGCTGCGCGTCCTGCAGGAGCGGAAGTTCGAGCGGCTGGGGGAGAACAAGACGATCTCCGTGGATGTGCGGATCATCGCCGCCACGAACGCCGACCTGGAGAAGATGGTGGAAGAGGGGCGCTTCCGGGAGGACCTTTTCTACCGCCTGAACGTCATCCCCATCTACCTCCCGCCCCTCCGGGACCGCCGCGAGGACGTCATCCCGCTGACCGAACACTTTTTGGACCGGTTCAACAAGGAGCACGGAAAGACCGTCTCCTTCTCGCCCGAAGTCCTCGACCTGCTGCTCGAGTACCGGTGGCCGGGGAACGTCCGCGAGCTGGAGAACCTCGTCGAGCGTGCGGTGGTCATGGCGAAGTCCCCCGTCGTCCACATTCCCGACCTCCCTCGTCCCGTCCGGACCTTCTCGGCGCAGGAAGCCGACTTGGCGTCTTCAGCGCCCGGCGTCGCGGCGGCGTCGCCCTCCGCATCCCCCGGGCAGGCCGCCGAATCCCCGCCGAGGGCCGAATACCTCCGGGCGATGGAACGGGAAGAGCTGAGGCGGGCGCTGGAGAGCACGGGATGGGTGATCGCCCGCGCGGCGCGAGTGCTCGGCTGGACCCCCCGCCAGGTCGCCTACAAGATGAAAAAGCACTCCCTCTCCTC contains:
- a CDS encoding nif-specific transcriptional activator NifA, whose protein sequence is MNHRRSPEKAELSAIYEVGKILTSTQNLPRALGISLRTLQSFLGFDRAAIHLPDAATREIRMEVAAGYTAEERGRARYVWGEGIVGKTMKSGGPIAIPDIRQEPSFLDKTRAHGKTQEGLLSYISVPLKIGAEVLGVLTAERIGRAGTQALEADTRTLMVIGCLIGQALKLHAAIDRLQEEFQRQRQEFEKTIRKTYRIENIVGQSKRMQEVFASVTSVAPSRATVLVRGESGTGKERIARAIHLAGHRAERPFVTVNCAALPETLLESELFGHKRGAFTGAIEERKGRFEQAAGGTIFLDEAGDIPLPTQVKLLRVLQERKFERLGENKTISVDVRIIAATNADLEKMVEEGRFREDLFYRLNVIPIYLPPLRDRREDVIPLTEHFLDRFNKEHGKTVSFSPEVLDLLLEYRWPGNVRELENLVERAVVMAKSPVVHIPDLPRPVRTFSAQEADLASSAPGVAAASPSASPGQAAESPPRAEYLRAMEREELRRALESTGWVIARAARVLGWTPRQVAYKMKKHSLSSPWKTKAGGRS